The DNA window CGCCGCGCGGAGCGCGTGGAAATCGCGCACGAAATCGTCCAGCCGCCCCTCGTCGATGGCTGCGCGCAAACCCGCCATCAGGTCCTGATAATAATGCAGGTTGTGCCAGGTCAGCAGCATCCCGCTGATCATCTCGCCCGCGCGGAAGACGTGATGCAGATAGGCGCGGGAATAGCTGCGGCAGGCCGGGCAGCCGCATGCCTCATCCAGCGGGCGCGGATCGTCCTGATGGCGGGCGTTCTTGATGTTCACTTGGCCGTGGCGGGTCCAGGCCTGCCCGGTGCGCCCCGACCGCGACGGCAGGACGCAATCCATCATGTCGATGCCGCGAACGACCGCGCCCACGATGTCGTCGGGCTTGCCCACCCCCATCAGATAGCGCGGCTTGTCCGAGGGCAGGAAACCGGGCGCGTAATCCAGCACGCCGAACATCGCCTCCTGCCCCTCGCCCACGGCCAACCCGCCGATGGCATAGCCGTCAAAGCCGATGCCGGTCAGCGAGCGCGCGGATTCCTCGCGCAGATCGCGCGTCACGCCGCCCTGCATGATCCCGAACAGCGCGTGTCCCGGCCGCTCGCCGAACGCGTCGCGCGACCGCTGCGCCCACCGCATCGACAGGCGCATGGATCTGGCCACCTCGTCCTCGGTCGCGGGCAGCGCGGGACATTCGTCGAAAGCCATGACGATATCGCTGCCCAGAAGACGCTGGATCTGCATGCTGCGTTCGGGCGTCAGGTGATGCTTGCTGCCGTCGATATGGCTGGCAAAGGTCACGCCGTCCTCGGTCAGCTTGCGCAAGGGGCCCAGGCTCATGACCTGAAACCCGCCCGAATCGGTCAGGATCGGCCGGTCCCAGTTCATGAACCGGTGCAGCCCGCCCAACCGCGCGATCCGTTCCGCGCCCGGCCGCAGCATCAGGTGATAGGTGTTGCCCAGCAGGATGTCGGCGCCCGTCGCGCGCACCGATTCGGGCAACATCGCCTTGACCGTCGCGGCGGTGCCCACCGGCATGAAGGCCGGCGTGCGGATCTCGCCGCGCGGGGTGCGGATGACGCCGCTGCGCGCGCGCCCGTCGGCGGCGTTCAGCGTGAATGAGAAACGGTCGGACATCTGCAAACGGGCGCCTGTGGGGAAAACGCTGGCTGCATATCCGCTTTGCCCCTGTTTCGCAACGCGGCCTGCGGGGTAGACCCGGGGCGCGCAGTCACTTATATAATTGGTCGGAATTGACAGGAACACGCCATGACCGAACCGATGATGGAAGGCGCCCCTCTGATCGCCCCCTCAACCACGGACCACCCGCTTTACGAGCCCGTGGTCGAGGCCTGCAAGACGGTGTACGACCCCGAGATCCCGGTGAACATCTACGATCTGGGCCTGATCTATACGATCGACATCAACGACGTGAACGAGGTGCGCGTCACCATGACGCTGACCGCGCCCGGCTGTCCGGTGGCGGGCGAAATGCCGGGCTGGGTCGCCGACGCGATCGAACCGCTGCCCGGCGTGAAGCAGGTCGATGTCGAGATGACGTTCCAGCCGCAATGGGGCATGGACATGATGTCCGACGAGGCGCGGCTGGAACTGGGCTTCATGTGACGCGGGGTTGAGACGGGGCGGCACAGCCCCTATCTTTGTTCCGTGTCGCAACGAAAGGGTTTCGCCATGTTCGCCATTCCCGGCGCCTCGCCCGTGACCATCACCCCGGCAGCCGAGCGTCAGATCGCCCGGCTGATGTCGGGCAAGAACGCCCTTGGCCTGCGCATCGGGCTGAAAAAGGGCGGCTGTGCGGGCATGGAATACACGATGGAACTGGCCGAAACCCGCGAGGCGAACGAAGAGGTCGTCGAACAGGGCGATGCGCGGGTGATGATTTCGCCCATGGCGCAGATGTTCCTGTTCGGGACCGAGATCGACTATGAAACCGGGTTGCTGGAATCCGGCTTCCGGTTCCGCAATCCCAATGTCACCGACGCCTGCGGATGCGGCGAATCGGTCCGCTTCGAACCGCTTGAGGGCAGCCGCGCCGAAGGCAACTGACGCCGCCCCTTTTCCACACGCTTTTCCGTCCCTGTTGCGGCGCTATCATGATTGCGCCTTCGGTCCCGCTTGCTTAGTCCGGACCCAACCCGAAGGAGATGGATCATGGCACCACGCAAGCT is part of the Paracoccus stylophorae genome and encodes:
- the tgt gene encoding tRNA guanosine(34) transglycosylase Tgt, whose product is MSDRFSFTLNAADGRARSGVIRTPRGEIRTPAFMPVGTAATVKAMLPESVRATGADILLGNTYHLMLRPGAERIARLGGLHRFMNWDRPILTDSGGFQVMSLGPLRKLTEDGVTFASHIDGSKHHLTPERSMQIQRLLGSDIVMAFDECPALPATEDEVARSMRLSMRWAQRSRDAFGERPGHALFGIMQGGVTRDLREESARSLTGIGFDGYAIGGLAVGEGQEAMFGVLDYAPGFLPSDKPRYLMGVGKPDDIVGAVVRGIDMMDCVLPSRSGRTGQAWTRHGQVNIKNARHQDDPRPLDEACGCPACRSYSRAYLHHVFRAGEMISGMLLTWHNLHYYQDLMAGLRAAIDEGRLDDFVRDFHALRAAGDIPPL
- a CDS encoding SUF system Fe-S cluster assembly protein: MTEPMMEGAPLIAPSTTDHPLYEPVVEACKTVYDPEIPVNIYDLGLIYTIDINDVNEVRVTMTLTAPGCPVAGEMPGWVADAIEPLPGVKQVDVEMTFQPQWGMDMMSDEARLELGFM
- a CDS encoding HesB/IscA family protein codes for the protein MFAIPGASPVTITPAAERQIARLMSGKNALGLRIGLKKGGCAGMEYTMELAETREANEEVVEQGDARVMISPMAQMFLFGTEIDYETGLLESGFRFRNPNVTDACGCGESVRFEPLEGSRAEGN